One region of Gopherus evgoodei ecotype Sinaloan lineage chromosome 16, rGopEvg1_v1.p, whole genome shotgun sequence genomic DNA includes:
- the SPOUT1 gene encoding putative methyltransferase C9orf114 homolog isoform X3, which yields METRKKKEEKKKWKEIKLLRKLEKKRMQEVMEKQKEEEKAKEDKGRHYTVSVALPGSILNNAQCLELRTYLAGQIARACAIFCVDEIVVFDEQGEDSRTVEGQFDGIGKKGQACVQLARILQYLECPQYLRKSFFPKHQDLQFAGLLNPLDSPHHVRIDEESEYREGVVLARPTKPGKGSFVNCGMRKEVRIDRQLESGLRVTVQLDKRQNPDSKTPKGTVVSSNHPRTVSGLYWGYNVRLASCLSAVFAECPFKGGYDLSIGTSERGTCVDQATLPSFSHILIVFGGLQGLEAGVDGDPNLESTDPSVLFDLYLNTCPSQGSRTIRTEEAILISLSALRPCIDEAVRKTRCS from the exons ATGGAAACAAGAAA AA aaaaagaagagaagaaaaaatggaaGGAAATAAAGCTATTgagaaaactggaaaagaaaagaatgcAGGAGGtgatggaaaaacaaaaagaagaagaaaaggcaaaGGAAGACAAAG GACGTCATTACACAGTTAGTGTAGCTCTGCCAGGCTCCATCTTGAACAATGCACAGTGTCTAGAGTTGCGGACATACCTTGCTGGgcaaattgccagggcctgtgCCATCTTCTGTGTGGATGAGATTGTGGTGTTCGATGAGCAAGGAGAAGATTCAAG GACTGTGGAAGGGCAGTTTGATGGGATTGGAAAGAAAGGACAGGCCTGCGTGCAGCTGGCTCGGATTCTACAATATTTGGAGTGTCCTCA ATACCTGAGAAAATCATTTTTCCCAAAACACCAGGATCTGCAGTTTGCAG GACTCCTGAATCCATTGGACAGCCCTCATCATGTGCGGATAGATGAGGAATCAGAATACCGGGAAGGAGTGGTGTTAGCCCGGCCCACCAAGCCAGGAAAAGGCTCCTTTGTTAACTGTGGGATGAGGAAG GAGGTACGGATAGACAGACAGCTAGAGTCTGGTCTTCGAGTCACTGTTCAACTGGACAAGCGGCAGAATCCAG ACAGTAAAACACCGAAGGGCACTGTAGTGTCCTCGAACCATCCACGGACTGTGTCTGGCCTGTACTGGGGTTACAATGTCCGCTTAGCCTCCTGCCTGA GTGCTGTTTTTGCCGAATGCCCTTTTAAAGGCGGCTATGATCTCTCTATTGGGACCTCTGAGCGAGGGACCTGTGTGGACCAAGCAACTCTCCCCTCCTTCAG CCATATCCTAATAGTATTTGGAGGTCTCCAAGGCCTGGAGGCTGGTGTGGATGGTGACCCAAACCTGGAGAGCACTGACCCAAGTGTCTTGTTTGACCTTTACCTGAACACATGTCCCAGCCAGGGCAGCCGCACCATCAGGACAGAG GAAGCAATACTGATATCTCTGTCTGCACTGAGACCCTGCATTGATGAGGCTGTGAGGAAAACCCGTTGtagctga
- the SPOUT1 gene encoding putative methyltransferase C9orf114 homolog isoform X1 translates to MADGARRPRGLQEKEKKVDWRKWKQEKKEEKKKWKEIKLLRKLEKKRMQEVMEKQKEEEKAKEDKGRHYTVSVALPGSILNNAQCLELRTYLAGQIARACAIFCVDEIVVFDEQGEDSRTVEGQFDGIGKKGQACVQLARILQYLECPQYLRKSFFPKHQDLQFAGLLNPLDSPHHVRIDEESEYREGVVLARPTKPGKGSFVNCGMRKEVRIDRQLESGLRVTVQLDKRQNPDSKTPKGTVVSSNHPRTVSGLYWGYNVRLASCLSAVFAECPFKGGYDLSIGTSERGTCVDQATLPSFSHILIVFGGLQGLEAGVDGDPNLESTDPSVLFDLYLNTCPSQGSRTIRTEEAILISLSALRPCIDEAVRKTRCS, encoded by the exons ATGGCGGATGGCGCTCGGCGGCCGCGGGGCCTGCAG gagaaagaaaaaaaggttgacTGGCGTAAATGGAAACAAGAAA aaaaagaagagaagaaaaaatggaaGGAAATAAAGCTATTgagaaaactggaaaagaaaagaatgcAGGAGGtgatggaaaaacaaaaagaagaagaaaaggcaaaGGAAGACAAAG GACGTCATTACACAGTTAGTGTAGCTCTGCCAGGCTCCATCTTGAACAATGCACAGTGTCTAGAGTTGCGGACATACCTTGCTGGgcaaattgccagggcctgtgCCATCTTCTGTGTGGATGAGATTGTGGTGTTCGATGAGCAAGGAGAAGATTCAAG GACTGTGGAAGGGCAGTTTGATGGGATTGGAAAGAAAGGACAGGCCTGCGTGCAGCTGGCTCGGATTCTACAATATTTGGAGTGTCCTCA ATACCTGAGAAAATCATTTTTCCCAAAACACCAGGATCTGCAGTTTGCAG GACTCCTGAATCCATTGGACAGCCCTCATCATGTGCGGATAGATGAGGAATCAGAATACCGGGAAGGAGTGGTGTTAGCCCGGCCCACCAAGCCAGGAAAAGGCTCCTTTGTTAACTGTGGGATGAGGAAG GAGGTACGGATAGACAGACAGCTAGAGTCTGGTCTTCGAGTCACTGTTCAACTGGACAAGCGGCAGAATCCAG ACAGTAAAACACCGAAGGGCACTGTAGTGTCCTCGAACCATCCACGGACTGTGTCTGGCCTGTACTGGGGTTACAATGTCCGCTTAGCCTCCTGCCTGA GTGCTGTTTTTGCCGAATGCCCTTTTAAAGGCGGCTATGATCTCTCTATTGGGACCTCTGAGCGAGGGACCTGTGTGGACCAAGCAACTCTCCCCTCCTTCAG CCATATCCTAATAGTATTTGGAGGTCTCCAAGGCCTGGAGGCTGGTGTGGATGGTGACCCAAACCTGGAGAGCACTGACCCAAGTGTCTTGTTTGACCTTTACCTGAACACATGTCCCAGCCAGGGCAGCCGCACCATCAGGACAGAG GAAGCAATACTGATATCTCTGTCTGCACTGAGACCCTGCATTGATGAGGCTGTGAGGAAAACCCGTTGtagctga
- the SPOUT1 gene encoding putative methyltransferase C9orf114 homolog isoform X2, giving the protein METRKWLFSISEKEEKKKWKEIKLLRKLEKKRMQEVMEKQKEEEKAKEDKGRHYTVSVALPGSILNNAQCLELRTYLAGQIARACAIFCVDEIVVFDEQGEDSRTVEGQFDGIGKKGQACVQLARILQYLECPQYLRKSFFPKHQDLQFAGLLNPLDSPHHVRIDEESEYREGVVLARPTKPGKGSFVNCGMRKEVRIDRQLESGLRVTVQLDKRQNPDSKTPKGTVVSSNHPRTVSGLYWGYNVRLASCLSAVFAECPFKGGYDLSIGTSERGTCVDQATLPSFSHILIVFGGLQGLEAGVDGDPNLESTDPSVLFDLYLNTCPSQGSRTIRTEEAILISLSALRPCIDEAVRKTRCS; this is encoded by the exons ATGGAAACAAGAAA ATGGTTATTCTCCATttcagaaaaagaagagaagaaaaaatggaaGGAAATAAAGCTATTgagaaaactggaaaagaaaagaatgcAGGAGGtgatggaaaaacaaaaagaagaagaaaaggcaaaGGAAGACAAAG GACGTCATTACACAGTTAGTGTAGCTCTGCCAGGCTCCATCTTGAACAATGCACAGTGTCTAGAGTTGCGGACATACCTTGCTGGgcaaattgccagggcctgtgCCATCTTCTGTGTGGATGAGATTGTGGTGTTCGATGAGCAAGGAGAAGATTCAAG GACTGTGGAAGGGCAGTTTGATGGGATTGGAAAGAAAGGACAGGCCTGCGTGCAGCTGGCTCGGATTCTACAATATTTGGAGTGTCCTCA ATACCTGAGAAAATCATTTTTCCCAAAACACCAGGATCTGCAGTTTGCAG GACTCCTGAATCCATTGGACAGCCCTCATCATGTGCGGATAGATGAGGAATCAGAATACCGGGAAGGAGTGGTGTTAGCCCGGCCCACCAAGCCAGGAAAAGGCTCCTTTGTTAACTGTGGGATGAGGAAG GAGGTACGGATAGACAGACAGCTAGAGTCTGGTCTTCGAGTCACTGTTCAACTGGACAAGCGGCAGAATCCAG ACAGTAAAACACCGAAGGGCACTGTAGTGTCCTCGAACCATCCACGGACTGTGTCTGGCCTGTACTGGGGTTACAATGTCCGCTTAGCCTCCTGCCTGA GTGCTGTTTTTGCCGAATGCCCTTTTAAAGGCGGCTATGATCTCTCTATTGGGACCTCTGAGCGAGGGACCTGTGTGGACCAAGCAACTCTCCCCTCCTTCAG CCATATCCTAATAGTATTTGGAGGTCTCCAAGGCCTGGAGGCTGGTGTGGATGGTGACCCAAACCTGGAGAGCACTGACCCAAGTGTCTTGTTTGACCTTTACCTGAACACATGTCCCAGCCAGGGCAGCCGCACCATCAGGACAGAG GAAGCAATACTGATATCTCTGTCTGCACTGAGACCCTGCATTGATGAGGCTGTGAGGAAAACCCGTTGtagctga